From the Haladaptatus sp. DJG-WS-42 genome, the window GTGCGCCCGTCTGGGGCTGCCGACGTGATGGCTGCGGTCGATTTCGCCCGGAAACATGAACTCGTGATTGCAGTGAAAGGTGGCGGACACAACGTTGCGGGGAACGCCGTCTGCGACGGTGGCCTCCAGATTGACCTCTGTAACATGAACGCCGTCCTTGTCGATACTGAGGCCCGGACAGTTCACGTTGGCTCCGGCGCGAGACTGGGCGACCTTGACCACGAAACCGCGCCGCTCGGTCTCGTCGCACCCGCGGGCGTCGTTTCAATCACGGGCGTCGCAGGACTGGCCCTCGGTGGTGGGTTCGGCTACCTCTGTCGAAAACACGGATTGACGATAGACAATCTCCGGGCTGTAGACCTCGTCACAGCCAAGGGCGAGCTCGTCCACGCCAGTGCTGAGAGCAACCCCGACCTGTTCTGGGGCGTCCGGGGCGGCAGTGGCAATTTCGGCATCGTGACCAACTTTGAGTTCGACCTCCACGAACTGGAGGCGGTTCTCGCTGGGTTGCTCATCTATCCGGCTACCGAGGCTCACTCGGTCGTCCGGGGGTGGTGGAAGTACGCTTCCGCTGCCCCCGACGAACTGTCTGTGTGGCTCAATTTCTCTACCGCCGCTCCCGAACCGTTCATCCCGGAGGCGTACCACGGCAAACGAATTCTCTCAGTCATTCCGATATACTCGGGCGACATCGAAGACGGGCGGGAGGCGGTTGCGCCGTTCAAAACACTCGGTACGCTTCTCGCCGACACCGTTGAGCCATGGCGGTTCGTAGACTGGCAGCAGGCGTTCGATGCGTCGTATCCGGCCGGCGAGCGATATTTCTGGAAATCGCACAATTTCAAATCCCCGTCGGGAGCGGCACTCGATTGCATCACGGACTACGCGATTTCGCCGCCAACGCCAGATACGCGCGTCTCTGTCACCCACCTCGGCGGGGCGGTAAACCGAGTCCCCTCGGATGCGACGGCTTACCCCCACCGAGACGCAGATTTCTTAGTGAACATCACGACCCGCTGGCAAAGCCCCAACCAAGATGATGCGTGCATTGCGTGGACCCGGGAGTACTTCGACGCGTTAGCCCCACACGCGACCGGCGGAACCTACGTGAACTTCACGACCGAATCTGAGGGTGAGCAATCGATGGCCTACTTGGAGAACTACGAGCGCCTCGTTGCGCTCAAAAACGAGTGGGATCCGGACAATCTTTTCCGGATGAATCAAAACATCAAACCGACTGTCTAAGCATCACCGCTCTTTTTCACCACATCCTCTGCTATCCGTCTAGTCTCGCTGTGGCAACAACATCCCCGCCTGCTCGTGGGTGAAGGTGATGATGCGGTCGGTCGAGAGCCGGCGGGCGTGGGTGTAGACGACGCCCTCCTCGCGGGCGCGCGAAATCATGTCTTCACCCGTTCGCACGTCGTAGTACGACGGGATGCAGATAGCGCGTTTTGTGGCTTCGTCGCGGATGACGAGCAGGAGATAAATGATGTCGTCGTTGCCCGCGCGAAACACTTCATAGGAGTCGAATTCGGCTTGCTCGTCGTCCATCCAGTCGGCGATTGCTTCGAACTCAGAGGAGGGGACGATGAGGTCGATGCCGTAGCGCACGTCGTCTGCGACGGCGACGCTGTCGCCCGGGTGTACCTCGATGACGTTCCAGCCGTCTTCGCGGTACTCCTCGGCGGTTGCCTCCATGTCCGCGAGCACGGCGTCCCACTGGCCGGTGACGCGGCCGAGCGGATTGTGGGCTTCCTCAGACATACCCGTACAAGTTCTTCCACGGGTCAAAAGCGTTCGGCTGTGTGGGTGTGGATTGCGTGCGTGGCATAGACATTCGGTACTGGTTTATAGTGAGATTTCAAAATTTGCCTCAATGACCGACCTGCTCTCCATATCGGGTCTCCGCACGCAGTTCAACACGGAACGTGGTGCGGTGAAAGCAGTTGACGGTATCGACTTGACCGTCCGCGAAGGCGAGACAGTTGGCCTCGTGGGCGAATCAGGTTCGGGAAAAAGCGTGACCGCGCTTTCGACCATGAACTTGGTTGACGACCCCGGCCACATCGCCGATGGCTCGGTGGAGTTCCACGCCCCGGACGTCGCGGCCGACCTCGCCGCGAAGTACAAGAACTCCCACGAGTTCGTTGACGAGGACGAGGGTGTCATCGACCTCACCAACGCCCCCGAATCCGCGATGCGGGAGATCCGCGGCGGGGCGATGAGCATGATTTTCCAAGACCCCATGACCTCGCTCAATCCGGCGCTTACCGTCGGCGAGCAGGTCGCAGAGAGTCTTCGCCTCCACCAGTACGGCGGCCGGAAGAAGGACTCGTGGCTGAATGCCGTCCGCGAAGTCCTGCCAAAGCTCGGCGCCGACATGAGCGAGGAACTCTTAGAAGACACCATCGACATCCTCTCTGCGGTCGGGATTCCAGAGCCCGAAGCCCGCATCGATAACTACCCACACGAGTTCTCCGGCGGGATGCGCCAGCGTGTCCTCATCGCCATCGCGCTCGCGTGTCAGCCACAGTTGCTCATCGCAGACGAGCCAACGACGGCACTCGACGTGACGATTCAGGCGCAGATTTTAGACCTCATCAATGAACTGCAGGACGACCTCGGGATGTCCGTCCTGTTTATCACCCACGACCTCGGCGTGGTCGCAGAGACCTGTGACCGCGTCGCGGTTATGTACGCCGGTGAAATCGTCGAAGAGGGCCCTGTCGAGGAGATTTTCGACAACCCAAGTCACCCGTACACCTACGCCCTGCTCGAATCAATTCCACGCGAAGATGCAGACCGGCTCACACCAATCGAGGGCAACGTCCCAGGCCTCATCGACATGCCCGACGGCTGCCACTTCGCAGACCGCTGTCCATGGGCCACAGAGGACTGTACCGCAGGCGAGATTCCGTACCTCCAACACGGCCCCGAAGACGTCGACCACCGTGCGAAGTGTATCTTTGAGTCGTTCGACAAAGACGAGTACGGCGCAGACCGCGTGGGCGTTTCTGCCGAGGAAAGCTCGGTGGACTACGACGGCGAGCGTATCCTCGAAGTCCGTGACCTGAAAAAGCACTTCTCGAAGGCAGACGGGATGCTCGACGAACTGCTCACGCGCGAACCAGCGAGCGTGAAAGCCGTCGATGGCGTTGACTTAGACATCTACGAGGGCGAAACCCTCGGCCTTGTGGGCGAATCTGGCTGTGGGAAATCGACCACGGGTCGCACCATCCTTCGTCTCCTTGACCCGACGGAGGGAACCGTCGTGTTCCAAGGTGAGGACATAAACGACCTCTCGAAGACGGAGATGCGCGAGATGCGCCGCGACATGCAGATGATTTTCCAAGACCCGATGTCGAGTCTCGACCCGCGCATGAGCGTCGGGCAAATCATCAAAGAGCCGCTTGCGATTCACGACTTGGCGGAGGGACACCGCCGCGAGCGCGTCGAGGAACTGATGGAGGCCGTTGGCTTAGACCCGGCTCAGTACGACCGCTACCCTCACGAGATTTCGGGCGGCCAGCGCCAGCGCGTCGGCATCGCCCGTGCGCTTGCGGTTGACCCGGACTTCATCGTCTGTGACGAGCCCGTCTCGGCACTCGACGTGTCCGTGCAAGCCCAGATTCTGAACCTCTTAGAAGACCTGCAGGGGGAGTTCGGGCTGACATTCCTGTTCATCGCCCACGACCTCTCTGTGGTGCGCCACCTCTGTGACCGCGTCGCCGTGATGTACCTCGGTGAAGTCGTCGAAATCGCCGAGACGAGCGCGCTGTTCGACGAGCCACGTCATCCGTACACCCAAGCGTTGCTCTCTGCGATTCCCGAACCAGACCCGCACGCAGAGACCGACCGCATCCTGCTCGAAGGCGACGTGCCAAGCCCAATCAACCCACCGTCTGGCTGTCACTTCCGCACGCGGTGTCCGCAGGTCATCCCGCCCGAGGGCCTCGACATCGAACAGGCCGCCTACCGCGAGGTGATGGACTACCGTGAGCGCGTCGAGTCAGAAGACCTCGTGCTCGACCCCATTTGGGACGCCGCAGAATCGCGCGCAGAGAGCAGTGCAGTCGCCACCGATGGCGGCTACCCCGCGCCGCTCTCTGCATTCATCTCGGCACTCTACGACCGCGAGTTCGACCACGAACTCACCGGCGAGCCACGCGAGGTCGTAGAGGAGTCGATGCGCCACCTCGCAGACGGGAACTGGGAGCGTGCCGCAGCCGAACTGCGAGACACGTTTGCGAGCCCGTGTGAACAGTCTCGTCCACTGTTGCAGGATACTGCACATCCGGCCGCCTGTCATTTATACGAGCAGCCGTCTGAAAAATAGCGCCTCACACGCTCCTTGCGGCGTTTTTCCGACTCTATTGTTCTCACCAAATGTATCCGATACTATTATCAATGATGTATGTTGGACTATGATTCATGTCTCCTGAAGACAACCTGAAGCGTCGTAGCTTCCTCAAGGCAGCCGGTGGTGCCGCAGTCGCGGCATCGATGGCTGGTTGTATCGCAGGCAACGATGAGGGCGACGGCGATGGAAACGGCGACGGTGACGGCTCGGGCAGCGGCTCGGGTGGCACCCTGCTGTACTCCCGTGGTTCTCACTCCGGTACCCTCGACCCACAGAACACGACCTCTGGCGAGGACGTGAAGGTCACGAACCAGCTGTACGACCAGCTCGTGATGTTCGAGCCGGGCAAGACCTCGCTCATGGCTGGTCTCGCAACCGAATGGGACCTCTCTGGGACGACGGCCACGCTCACCCTCCGCGAGGGCGTCACATTCCACAACGGCGAGGAGTTCACCGCCTCTGACTTCAAGGCAACCTACCGCCGCTTCGTCGACGAAGAGTACGAACACTTCCCCGGCGCTGACTACGCCTCCGCCTACGGACCGTTCACGCTCGGCAACTGGATCGAGAGCGTCAACGCAGCGGAAGACTACAAGCTCGTCATCGAACTCAAAGAGGAGTACGCACCGTTCCTGCGTAACCTCGCGATGTTCGCTTCCTCCGTCCACTCGGAGAAAGCAATCAAAGAGAAGGGCACTGACCTTTCCGCTGACCCAGTCGGCACGGGGCCGTTCGAACTCGACGCCCTCGAAGACAGCACGGAGTCCGTCCGCCTCACCGCCTTCGAGGACTACTGGGGCGAAGGTCCGAAGGTTGACGAAGCCGTCTTCCTCACGACCGGCCAGAACACCGCTCGCGCGCAGTCGCTCGACGCAGGCGAGACCCACATCGTAGACGGGCTCGGCAGCGAGGCCGCGAAGGTCGTCGAAGACTCCTCCAACGCCAAACTCGAACAGTTTGAGGGTATCAACGTCGGCTACATGGCGTTCAACATGGCAAAGCGCGAGGAGTTCCGCAACAAGCAGGTTCGCCAAGCCATCAGCTACGCCATCGACACGAAGGCAATCGTGGACAACATCTACGAAGGCTTCGCACAGCAGGCGAGCCAGCCAATTCCATCGAACGTCCTCGGCTACAACGAAGACCTTGACCCGTACCCGTACGACCAGGAGAAAGCACAGTCGCTGCTCTCCGAAGCCGGCTACGGTGACGGCTTCACCTTCGAACTCGCGACGTTCAAGAACCCACGCGGTTACAACCCATCCCCAATCCAGACCGCAGAGAAGGTTCGCTCCGACCTCGGTGCAATCGGCATCGACGTCACCATCAACCAGCAGTCGTTCGACCCATTCCTCGACTACACCGCAGAGGGCAAACACGACGCGTGTTTCCTCGGCTGGTACACCGACAACGGCGACCCAGACAACTTCTTCTACGCCCTGCTCCACCCCGGCGTCGAATCGCCAGACGGACAGGACTACGTCGCCTTCGACACCGAGGGCTTCAACACCCTGAACGTCGCTGGCTGGGCGAACCAAGAGTACATGACGCTCGTCGAAGAAGCACAGGCAACCTACGACGAAGGCACGCGGACTGAGAAGTACAATCAGGCCGCTCAGATTGCCCACGACGAGGCTCCATGGGTCTTCCTCGACCACGCACAGGAACTCCGTGGCGTCGCAAACAACGTCTCCGGATACGTCCCATCCGCAATCGGTGGGCCACACCTGAAGGACGTTAGCCTCTCCCAATAGAATCGGGCAATTTTTGATTGAACTTCGTTTTTAGTGAAGTATGGTCTCAAAGCGGTTCATTGCAAAGCGCTTGCTGTTGCTGATTCCGGTGCTGTTCGGAGTCGCAACGCTCGTCTTTGCAATCCTCCAACTTGCCCCGGGTAACCCAGCCCGTGTCATCGCAGGCCAACGGGCAACAGAGGAGGCAGTCAGACAGATTGAGAATCAACTCGGTTTAAACGACCCCATCTACGTCCAGTACGGACGCTTCCTCGTTGATGCAGCCCAGTTCCAGTTTGGCAACTCCTTTGTCATCGACAAGGACGCAACCGTCCAGCAACTCCTCCGGACGCGCATTCCGGTCACGCTCGAA encodes:
- a CDS encoding FAD-binding oxidoreductase yields the protein MSIITAPLDDSAVRGLNADIRGQVIQPADDGYDEARTVYNAMIDRRPAVIVRPSGAADVMAAVDFARKHELVIAVKGGGHNVAGNAVCDGGLQIDLCNMNAVLVDTEARTVHVGSGARLGDLDHETAPLGLVAPAGVVSITGVAGLALGGGFGYLCRKHGLTIDNLRAVDLVTAKGELVHASAESNPDLFWGVRGGSGNFGIVTNFEFDLHELEAVLAGLLIYPATEAHSVVRGWWKYASAAPDELSVWLNFSTAAPEPFIPEAYHGKRILSVIPIYSGDIEDGREAVAPFKTLGTLLADTVEPWRFVDWQQAFDASYPAGERYFWKSHNFKSPSGAALDCITDYAISPPTPDTRVSVTHLGGAVNRVPSDATAYPHRDADFLVNITTRWQSPNQDDACIAWTREYFDALAPHATGGTYVNFTTESEGEQSMAYLENYERLVALKNEWDPDNLFRMNQNIKPTV
- a CDS encoding ABC transporter ATP-binding protein, yielding MTDLLSISGLRTQFNTERGAVKAVDGIDLTVREGETVGLVGESGSGKSVTALSTMNLVDDPGHIADGSVEFHAPDVAADLAAKYKNSHEFVDEDEGVIDLTNAPESAMREIRGGAMSMIFQDPMTSLNPALTVGEQVAESLRLHQYGGRKKDSWLNAVREVLPKLGADMSEELLEDTIDILSAVGIPEPEARIDNYPHEFSGGMRQRVLIAIALACQPQLLIADEPTTALDVTIQAQILDLINELQDDLGMSVLFITHDLGVVAETCDRVAVMYAGEIVEEGPVEEIFDNPSHPYTYALLESIPREDADRLTPIEGNVPGLIDMPDGCHFADRCPWATEDCTAGEIPYLQHGPEDVDHRAKCIFESFDKDEYGADRVGVSAEESSVDYDGERILEVRDLKKHFSKADGMLDELLTREPASVKAVDGVDLDIYEGETLGLVGESGCGKSTTGRTILRLLDPTEGTVVFQGEDINDLSKTEMREMRRDMQMIFQDPMSSLDPRMSVGQIIKEPLAIHDLAEGHRRERVEELMEAVGLDPAQYDRYPHEISGGQRQRVGIARALAVDPDFIVCDEPVSALDVSVQAQILNLLEDLQGEFGLTFLFIAHDLSVVRHLCDRVAVMYLGEVVEIAETSALFDEPRHPYTQALLSAIPEPDPHAETDRILLEGDVPSPINPPSGCHFRTRCPQVIPPEGLDIEQAAYREVMDYRERVESEDLVLDPIWDAAESRAESSAVATDGGYPAPLSAFISALYDREFDHELTGEPREVVEESMRHLADGNWERAAAELRDTFASPCEQSRPLLQDTAHPAACHLYEQPSEK
- a CDS encoding ABC transporter substrate-binding protein; this encodes MSPEDNLKRRSFLKAAGGAAVAASMAGCIAGNDEGDGDGNGDGDGSGSGSGGTLLYSRGSHSGTLDPQNTTSGEDVKVTNQLYDQLVMFEPGKTSLMAGLATEWDLSGTTATLTLREGVTFHNGEEFTASDFKATYRRFVDEEYEHFPGADYASAYGPFTLGNWIESVNAAEDYKLVIELKEEYAPFLRNLAMFASSVHSEKAIKEKGTDLSADPVGTGPFELDALEDSTESVRLTAFEDYWGEGPKVDEAVFLTTGQNTARAQSLDAGETHIVDGLGSEAAKVVEDSSNAKLEQFEGINVGYMAFNMAKREEFRNKQVRQAISYAIDTKAIVDNIYEGFAQQASQPIPSNVLGYNEDLDPYPYDQEKAQSLLSEAGYGDGFTFELATFKNPRGYNPSPIQTAEKVRSDLGAIGIDVTINQQSFDPFLDYTAEGKHDACFLGWYTDNGDPDNFFYALLHPGVESPDGQDYVAFDTEGFNTLNVAGWANQEYMTLVEEAQATYDEGTRTEKYNQAAQIAHDEAPWVFLDHAQELRGVANNVSGYVPSAIGGPHLKDVSLSQ